A genomic region of Phycisphaerae bacterium contains the following coding sequences:
- a CDS encoding DUF1064 domain-containing protein, translating to MTALRHKFNAQRTEYRGFTYDSKAEALRAMELDALQRGGHIAGWLRQVRIPLGPDFSTMIDFLVFAWDGDSPYPRAWCEEVKGVETPAFRKVRQLWPKYSALEMRIYKAARGKLHEAERLPARPRGVE from the coding sequence GTGACAGCGCTCCGTCACAAGTTCAACGCGCAGCGAACGGAATACCGCGGATTCACTTACGACAGCAAGGCCGAAGCCCTGCGGGCGATGGAGCTCGACGCCCTCCAGCGAGGCGGACATATCGCTGGCTGGCTGCGGCAAGTGCGGATTCCACTGGGCCCCGACTTCTCTACCATGATTGACTTCCTGGTGTTCGCGTGGGACGGCGATTCGCCATACCCACGGGCGTGGTGCGAGGAAGTCAAGGGCGTCGAGACGCCGGCTTTTCGCAAGGTCCGGCAACTATGGCCCAAGTACAGCGCGTTGGAAATGAGGATCTACAAGGCCGCCCGTGGCAAGCTGCATGAGGCCGAGCGACTGCCGGCGAGGCCGAGGGGAGTTGAATGA
- a CDS encoding AAA family ATPase, with protein sequence MLYGPGGIGKTSLAVTAPGPVAVFDLDGSLPVLQSQLPTETREGIRTVAAPTWSAMLNALHAPGWESIRTIVVDTATLGEQLATRHVLATIPHEKTKQRVTRLEDYPFGKGYSFVFDVFAELLNALDAHARAGRHAVLVCHDCVTNCPNPAGQDWLRYEPRLQSPPSGKASIRLRVREWADHVLFVGYDINVAEGKGQGSGTRTIYPAELPHCMAKSRVLAEPIPLVKFDQTLWQLLLTL encoded by the coding sequence GTGTTGTATGGGCCCGGTGGCATCGGCAAGACCAGCTTGGCCGTTACTGCGCCCGGGCCCGTGGCCGTCTTCGACCTGGACGGATCGCTCCCCGTGCTGCAATCCCAACTGCCCACCGAGACGCGCGAGGGGATCCGCACCGTGGCCGCGCCGACCTGGTCGGCAATGCTCAACGCGCTGCACGCGCCGGGATGGGAGTCGATTCGCACTATCGTTGTGGACACCGCCACACTCGGGGAGCAACTGGCCACGCGCCACGTGCTCGCAACGATACCGCACGAGAAAACCAAGCAGCGGGTGACGCGGCTCGAGGACTACCCCTTCGGGAAGGGCTATAGTTTCGTCTTTGACGTGTTCGCCGAGCTGCTCAACGCCCTCGATGCCCATGCCCGGGCCGGACGGCACGCGGTTCTTGTGTGCCATGATTGCGTCACCAACTGCCCGAACCCGGCCGGGCAGGACTGGCTCCGCTATGAGCCCCGGCTGCAATCTCCGCCGTCGGGCAAGGCATCAATTCGCTTGCGGGTCCGCGAATGGGCGGATCATGTTCTTTTCGTCGGCTACGACATCAACGTGGCCGAGGGGAAAGGCCAGGGCAGCGGGACGCGGACGATCTACCCGGCGGAGCTGCCGCACTGCATGGCCAAGTCGCGCGTGCTCGCCGAGCCGATCCCCCTGGTCAAGTTCGATCAAACATTGTGGCAACTGCTGCTGACATTATAG
- a CDS encoding tyrosine-type recombinase/integrase has translation MSIHSIRAARTAVREFARIVPALETATRDDARAYVGNLRERYATATVQQRVTILRSFYTWAVRRGRVEGNPFANIKAPKPDALLPRGMTRDEVDTLLDSPWSGASAERDRALLSLIYSAGLRVSEAVSLDVTDIRWTDELIRVRGKGRKVRTCPVGSQALELLKQYLGDREAGPVFLNRSGDQIDARSIRRMLAARCRAVGIREVTPHALRHAFATHILDGGADLRFVQELLGHVSIATTQRYTCVAARRRFDAYTKAFKRAQSPPTSKVLRRRGNLLKRFADFLAVERGKPARMVQRYVYCLQHLREGVGPLERATPAAIRGYLEDQRVAVCQRTLEARLAAIGAFYLWAVANGYVATDPVGSVLREFRRGFAAAGKAVAS, from the coding sequence TTGTCCATTCACAGCATCCGCGCCGCTCGGACCGCCGTCCGAGAATTCGCCCGCATCGTGCCCGCCCTGGAAACGGCCACGCGGGACGATGCCCGCGCCTACGTTGGCAACCTGCGCGAGCGATACGCCACCGCAACCGTCCAGCAGCGGGTGACCATCCTCCGCAGTTTCTACACCTGGGCGGTGCGCCGCGGACGCGTCGAAGGCAATCCGTTCGCCAACATCAAGGCGCCGAAGCCCGACGCACTGCTCCCCCGAGGCATGACCCGCGATGAAGTCGATACCCTGCTCGATTCCCCGTGGTCGGGGGCATCCGCCGAACGTGACCGAGCATTACTCAGCCTGATCTACTCCGCCGGGCTCCGCGTGTCTGAAGCTGTCAGCCTGGACGTGACAGACATTCGCTGGACCGACGAGCTGATCCGCGTGCGCGGCAAGGGGCGGAAGGTCCGCACGTGCCCCGTGGGGTCGCAGGCCCTCGAGCTGCTCAAACAGTACCTCGGCGACCGCGAAGCGGGACCGGTGTTTCTGAACCGCTCCGGCGATCAGATTGACGCCCGCTCCATCCGCCGAATGCTTGCCGCACGGTGCCGTGCGGTGGGGATCCGCGAGGTAACTCCCCACGCGCTGCGACATGCCTTTGCAACGCACATCCTGGACGGCGGCGCCGATCTTCGCTTCGTCCAGGAGCTGCTCGGGCACGTGAGCATCGCCACGACGCAGCGATACACTTGCGTGGCCGCCCGCCGGCGGTTCGATGCCTACACCAAGGCCTTTAAGCGTGCCCAGAGCCCGCCGACGTCCAAAGTGCTCCGCCGCCGGGGCAACCTGCTCAAGCGGTTCGCTGATTTCCTTGCGGTGGAACGTGGCAAACCGGCCCGTATGGTTCAACGGTATGTCTATTGCCTTCAACATCTTCGCGAGGGCGTTGGCCCTCTGGAGCGGGCGACGCCGGCCGCAATCCGGGGCTACCTGGAAGATCAGCGGGTGGCTGTTTGCCAGCGGACATTGGAAGCCCGCCTGGCCGCGATCGGCGCGTTCTACCTCTGGGCAGTGGCCAACGGCTACGTGGCGACGGATCCCGTGGGGTCGGTTTTGAGGGAGTTTCGACGCGGTTTTGCAGCCGCCGGAAAGGCGGTGGCATCGTGA
- a CDS encoding DUF853 family protein, whose product MSLRLGKCGSRWFELPDEAATDTISILGKRGAGKTYIAGVLAEEMLAAKQHVVILDPLDVWWGLRASADGKREGYPVVVFGGDRQDVPVTGADGRQIADAIIDHRINAVLSVGHLSKTAQRQFVADFAERLYQKNRDALHLMIDEADAFCPQRVQASSARCMGAVDDLVRRGRARGIGVTLITQRSAAINKDVLTQTECLVCVRTKGPQDKDAVRAWVDVHDAPEHVRDFWESLPTLPTGEAWFWSGDTFARVAIRTKRTFDSSSTPKLGRKRAEPKHWSPVDLEKLRGQLSQSIQAAEASDPAKLRKRIAALEAELRCRPETSAPDESALTAAEAAGYRRGFDAGRKTATVAIRSVLDGVMAELARAAAPEVPPVRNGPAARHRPRSRPATPTTAPDAAPSSRAHENGRLGGGKQRMLSALAQFGAMSDRKMSLLTGLSASSGTFGTYLGQLRAEGLIEGSRGELRATNAGITTLGEFEPLPTGPALRAYWQQRLGQSGIRRLFDVVCEAYPASLAREEAAERAGLSAASGTFGTYLGKLRTLELVSKSGDLRASDELFE is encoded by the coding sequence ATGTCGCTACGACTTGGTAAGTGTGGATCCCGCTGGTTCGAGCTGCCCGACGAGGCGGCCACGGACACGATCTCCATCCTTGGCAAGCGAGGCGCCGGCAAGACGTATATCGCCGGCGTCCTCGCCGAGGAAATGCTCGCCGCGAAACAGCACGTGGTAATCCTCGATCCGCTCGATGTCTGGTGGGGGCTCCGCGCCTCTGCCGACGGGAAGCGCGAAGGTTACCCGGTTGTAGTGTTCGGTGGAGATCGCCAGGACGTGCCCGTGACCGGCGCCGACGGCCGGCAGATCGCCGACGCCATCATTGACCATCGCATCAACGCGGTTCTGTCCGTCGGGCACTTGAGCAAGACCGCGCAGCGGCAATTCGTTGCGGATTTCGCCGAGCGGCTCTACCAGAAGAACCGCGACGCACTCCACCTGATGATCGACGAAGCTGATGCCTTCTGTCCACAGCGGGTGCAGGCCTCTTCGGCCCGGTGCATGGGCGCCGTCGATGACTTGGTGCGGCGCGGCCGCGCCCGGGGTATCGGCGTGACGCTCATCACGCAACGTTCGGCAGCGATTAACAAGGACGTGCTGACACAGACCGAGTGCTTGGTCTGTGTCCGAACCAAGGGGCCGCAGGACAAGGACGCGGTCCGCGCCTGGGTCGACGTGCACGACGCGCCGGAGCACGTGCGGGACTTCTGGGAATCGCTGCCGACCCTGCCTACGGGCGAGGCTTGGTTCTGGAGTGGCGACACGTTCGCCCGCGTGGCGATCCGCACGAAGCGGACCTTCGACTCCTCATCGACGCCGAAACTCGGCCGCAAGCGGGCGGAGCCGAAGCACTGGTCGCCCGTCGACCTCGAGAAACTGCGCGGGCAACTGTCGCAGTCCATCCAGGCAGCAGAGGCCTCCGACCCTGCGAAGCTGCGAAAACGCATTGCGGCACTCGAGGCGGAGCTTCGGTGCCGACCGGAGACGTCCGCACCGGATGAATCCGCACTCACGGCCGCAGAAGCCGCCGGCTATCGGAGAGGATTCGACGCCGGCCGGAAGACAGCGACGGTGGCGATTCGCTCCGTACTCGATGGCGTCATGGCCGAGCTGGCCCGGGCCGCGGCTCCGGAAGTCCCGCCGGTGAGGAATGGTCCAGCGGCGCGGCATCGTCCGCGATCCCGTCCGGCCACGCCGACGACGGCACCCGATGCCGCACCATCTTCCCGGGCTCACGAAAATGGTCGGCTCGGCGGAGGTAAGCAACGCATGCTCTCCGCTTTGGCCCAATTCGGAGCGATGAGCGATCGCAAGATGTCCCTCCTAACGGGTCTGTCCGCCTCGAGCGGCACGTTCGGAACGTATCTCGGCCAATTGCGAGCGGAGGGCCTGATCGAAGGCAGTCGGGGCGAGCTGCGCGCGACCAACGCAGGAATCACTACCCTAGGCGAATTCGAGCCGCTGCCCACCGGCCCCGCTTTGCGCGCCTACTGGCAACAGCGGCTCGGGCAGAGTGGAATCAGACGCCTCTTCGACGTGGTTTGTGAAGCCTACCCGGCTTCGCTCGCCCGCGAGGAAGCCGCCGAACGCGCAGGCCTTTCCGCTGCGTCGGGGACATTCGGAACCTACCTTGGAAAGCTGCGGACGCTTGAGCTGGTCTCCAAGTCGGGCGACCTCCGGGCCAGTGACGAGCTGTTCGAATGA
- a CDS encoding sulfurtransferase, whose translation MNFQTLISVDELKAHLGDPQVAIVDCRFALDDKQAGRRAYLEAHVSGAVYAHLDDDLAAPVIAGRTGRHPLPKIEEFVRRLSQWGIDDRVQVVAYDNAGGAFAARMWWMLRWLGHDAAAVLDGGWKAWVEAGGSIASGNEERPTRHFTARARADRAVATEEVLSQLNDSRLFLVDSRAAERYRGEVEPLDPVAGHIPGAVNLPYGENLAADGRFKSRAELCQRFEKALGPRDAGNVAFYCGSGVTACHNILAFAHAGLGDALLYPGSWSEWVADGTRPVETGEHRSPQGK comes from the coding sequence ATGAACTTCCAAACACTGATATCCGTCGACGAGCTCAAGGCGCATCTCGGCGATCCGCAGGTGGCGATTGTTGACTGCCGATTCGCGCTGGACGACAAGCAGGCAGGTCGCCGGGCGTATCTCGAAGCGCACGTTTCCGGAGCGGTGTACGCGCACCTGGACGACGACCTCGCGGCACCCGTGATCGCCGGACGCACAGGACGGCACCCGCTGCCAAAGATCGAGGAGTTCGTGCGACGGCTGTCGCAGTGGGGTATCGACGATCGTGTGCAGGTCGTGGCCTACGACAACGCAGGCGGGGCGTTTGCGGCCCGGATGTGGTGGATGCTCCGCTGGCTGGGGCACGATGCGGCCGCCGTGTTGGATGGCGGTTGGAAGGCGTGGGTCGAAGCAGGCGGATCGATTGCTTCGGGAAATGAAGAACGGCCGACACGCCATTTCACGGCGCGAGCGCGGGCGGATCGGGCCGTGGCCACAGAGGAAGTTCTATCGCAGCTAAACGACAGCCGGTTGTTTCTCGTTGATTCCCGCGCGGCGGAGCGGTATCGCGGGGAAGTCGAACCGCTTGATCCTGTGGCGGGGCACATTCCCGGCGCGGTGAATCTGCCGTACGGAGAGAACCTCGCGGCCGACGGTCGATTCAAGAGCCGGGCAGAGCTTTGCCAACGTTTCGAAAAGGCCCTTGGACCGCGCGATGCCGGAAACGTCGCGTTCTATTGCGGTTCTGGCGTGACCGCATGCCACAACATCCTGGCATTTGCCCACGCGGGGCTCGGCGATGCGTTGCTCTATCCGGGTTCGTGGAGCGAGTGGGTGGCGGACGGGACGAGGCCGGTGGAAACCGGCGAGCACCGGTCCCCGCAGGGAAAGTAG
- a CDS encoding threonylcarbamoyl-AMP synthase, producing the protein MAAKEIRLDAGDDATAAARRAAEVLDNDGLVIFPTETVYGVAARVTPAALTKLREVKGRSADQAFTVHLGDKETASEFVPRISGRARRLIRKAWPGPLTLILPEPHPEAAPIARRLDPNMLDAVYYNGAVGLRCPDERFALAMLRAAGGPVVASSANHAGESPPTTLEAAVKSLGDSVDLAVGTGPTRYNKPSTIVRISGRQLEVVREGVLDAGTVQRMAVLRLLFVCTGNTCRSPMAAALARKFLAERLGCSMEQLSDHGVLVSSAGTAGGGGGAAEFAIEVMLERGIDLHDHVSTLLTADQVRQADHCFTMTAAHRDAVNSLEPGSADRVALLLHDRDVEDPIGGTAQDYEQCAEILEQGLRARLEEIEP; encoded by the coding sequence ATGGCCGCGAAGGAAATCCGACTTGATGCCGGTGACGACGCGACCGCGGCGGCCAGACGTGCCGCCGAGGTTCTCGACAACGACGGCCTGGTCATCTTCCCCACGGAGACCGTCTACGGCGTTGCCGCCCGCGTAACCCCGGCTGCCCTCACGAAACTGCGTGAGGTCAAAGGGCGATCAGCCGATCAGGCGTTTACCGTCCATCTTGGCGACAAAGAGACGGCATCTGAGTTTGTCCCCCGCATTTCCGGCCGCGCAAGAAGGCTCATTCGCAAGGCCTGGCCCGGACCGCTTACGCTCATTCTTCCCGAACCTCATCCCGAGGCGGCCCCGATCGCCAGGCGACTCGACCCAAACATGCTCGACGCGGTCTACTACAACGGCGCCGTGGGACTGCGATGTCCCGACGAACGCTTTGCTCTGGCCATGCTCCGCGCCGCGGGTGGTCCCGTCGTGGCGTCCAGCGCCAACCACGCGGGTGAGTCCCCTCCGACGACACTCGAGGCCGCGGTGAAGTCACTTGGAGACTCCGTCGACCTCGCCGTCGGAACAGGACCGACACGCTACAACAAGCCCTCCACCATCGTTCGTATCAGCGGACGCCAGCTCGAGGTCGTTCGCGAAGGCGTTCTGGACGCCGGTACCGTGCAAAGGATGGCCGTGCTGCGCCTGCTCTTCGTCTGCACCGGGAACACCTGCCGCAGCCCGATGGCGGCCGCCCTTGCCCGGAAGTTCCTCGCGGAACGCCTGGGCTGCTCGATGGAGCAATTGTCCGATCACGGCGTTCTGGTATCATCGGCGGGTACGGCCGGTGGCGGCGGCGGCGCAGCCGAGTTCGCTATTGAGGTCATGCTCGAGCGCGGGATCGACCTGCACGATCATGTGTCCACGCTGCTCACGGCCGACCAGGTGCGGCAGGCGGACCATTGCTTCACCATGACTGCCGCCCACCGCGATGCCGTCAACTCCCTGGAGCCCGGCAGTGCCGATCGCGTGGCGCTTCTGCTGCACGATCGCGACGTCGAAGACCCCATCGGAGGAACCGCGCAGGATTACGAGCAGTGCGCGGAGATTCTTGAGCAGGGCCTCCGTGCCCGGCTGGAGGAAATCGAACCATGA
- the rpiB gene encoding ribose 5-phosphate isomerase B — MRIALACDHRGFRAKELIKAYLQKAGHDVTDFGCENTESCDYPDTGFNGAKSVAQGQSDRGILLCGTGIGMSMVANKVHGIRAALCHDELTAELSRRHNNANILCLPSDLIGEELTRRVVDIWLRTDYEGGRHERRLNKITQFEQNGHCAPQ, encoded by the coding sequence ATGAGAATCGCTCTGGCTTGCGACCACCGCGGATTTCGCGCCAAGGAATTGATCAAGGCCTATCTTCAAAAGGCCGGGCACGATGTCACCGATTTCGGCTGCGAGAACACGGAGAGCTGCGACTATCCCGACACAGGCTTCAATGGCGCCAAGTCCGTCGCCCAGGGCCAGTCAGATCGCGGTATCCTCCTTTGCGGCACGGGCATCGGCATGTCCATGGTGGCCAACAAGGTCCATGGGATCCGTGCCGCCCTGTGCCACGATGAGCTCACTGCGGAACTTTCCCGTCGGCACAACAACGCCAACATTCTCTGCCTTCCCTCCGACCTCATCGGCGAGGAGCTCACCCGCCGCGTGGTCGACATCTGGCTGCGCACCGATTACGAAGGCGGCCGCCACGAGCGCCGCCTGAACAAGATCACCCAGTTTGAGCAGAACGGACATTGCGCACCGCAGTAG
- a CDS encoding sodium-dependent transporter: MSRPKEQWASRIGVVLAVAGSAVGLGNFLRFPGTAASNGGGAFMIPYFCALIFLGIPICWAEWTMGKYGGQFGFNSCPAIFGLLGRRSIWRYLGVLGLLIPVLIYMYYVLIESWCMGYAVMFLTGSIDLGTDPSLYAQRAEDFFNSFTGANQDGLMLNGQIHISVVVWIIVFSINFFLIFRGLSKGIERFCMFAMPLMAICAFAVLLRVLTLGTPNPEFPDQNVINGLGFMWNPKAVDAQHGWWYALAKPQVWLAAAGQIFFSLSVGFGVIINYSSYLKRKDDVVLSGLTASSTNEFFEVCLGGLITIPAAFVFLGLIGAQKTGTFDLGFKTLPIVFEYMPAGRLFGFLFFFMLFLAAITSSLSMLQPAIAFLEEALNIGRKMSVTLLGLITGLGSLFVIFFSKNLVALSTLDDWVGTVIIVVLATVQTVLFAWVFGAKRGRIFAHEGAQMRMPRGFVFMIRYVTPLYLFFVLGMWCYQDLPGKIDFIKEEPAALLSIGLIVVVAVFLLVMIKLAGPRWQAETRDKSAFRRERPGSVPVGELA; encoded by the coding sequence ATGAGCAGGCCAAAGGAACAGTGGGCGTCGCGCATCGGCGTGGTGCTGGCGGTCGCGGGGTCGGCCGTGGGACTGGGCAATTTCCTGCGGTTTCCGGGTACGGCGGCGAGCAACGGCGGCGGGGCGTTCATGATCCCGTATTTCTGCGCGCTGATCTTCCTGGGCATTCCGATCTGCTGGGCCGAGTGGACGATGGGGAAATACGGCGGGCAGTTCGGGTTCAATTCTTGCCCGGCGATCTTCGGCCTGCTCGGGCGACGGTCCATCTGGCGGTACCTGGGGGTGCTGGGGCTGCTCATTCCTGTCCTCATCTACATGTACTACGTGCTGATCGAGTCGTGGTGCATGGGCTATGCGGTGATGTTCCTGACCGGGTCGATCGACCTGGGCACCGATCCGAGCCTATATGCACAGCGTGCGGAGGATTTCTTCAACTCATTCACGGGGGCGAACCAGGACGGGCTGATGCTGAACGGCCAGATTCACATCAGCGTCGTGGTCTGGATCATTGTATTCAGCATCAATTTCTTTCTGATTTTTCGAGGCCTATCGAAAGGCATCGAGCGATTTTGCATGTTTGCCATGCCGCTCATGGCGATCTGTGCGTTTGCCGTGCTTCTGCGGGTGCTGACGTTGGGCACGCCGAACCCGGAGTTCCCGGACCAGAATGTCATCAACGGGCTGGGGTTCATGTGGAACCCCAAGGCGGTGGATGCGCAGCACGGGTGGTGGTACGCCCTGGCCAAACCGCAGGTCTGGCTGGCAGCGGCGGGGCAAATCTTTTTCAGCCTTTCTGTGGGATTCGGGGTGATCATCAACTATTCCAGTTACCTCAAACGAAAGGACGACGTGGTGCTCTCCGGGTTGACCGCATCGTCCACCAACGAATTTTTCGAGGTATGCCTTGGCGGACTGATCACGATTCCGGCGGCGTTTGTATTCCTCGGTCTGATCGGTGCGCAGAAAACGGGAACGTTCGATCTGGGTTTCAAGACACTACCGATTGTCTTTGAGTACATGCCCGCGGGACGCCTGTTCGGGTTCCTCTTCTTCTTCATGTTGTTTCTTGCGGCGATCACGAGCTCGCTCTCGATGCTTCAGCCGGCCATCGCGTTTCTGGAGGAGGCGCTCAACATCGGCCGGAAGATGTCGGTCACCCTGCTTGGGTTAATTACGGGGCTTGGTTCCCTTTTCGTGATCTTCTTCAGCAAAAACCTCGTGGCGCTTTCCACACTGGACGACTGGGTGGGTACCGTGATCATTGTCGTACTCGCGACCGTGCAGACGGTGCTCTTCGCGTGGGTGTTCGGTGCCAAGCGCGGGCGGATCTTCGCGCATGAGGGGGCCCAGATGCGCATGCCGCGCGGGTTCGTGTTCATGATCCGCTACGTGACCCCGCTGTACCTGTTCTTTGTGCTGGGCATGTGGTGCTATCAGGATCTGCCCGGCAAGATCGATTTCATCAAGGAGGAGCCCGCAGCGTTGCTTTCCATCGGGCTGATCGTGGTCGTGGCTGTATTCCTCCTGGTGATGATCAAGCTGGCCGGGCCGCGCTGGCAGGCGGAAACGCGCGACAAGAGTGCTTTCCGCCGAGAGCGGCCGGGCAGCGTCCCCGTGGGAGAACTCGCATGA
- a CDS encoding thermonuclease family protein: MGRRSRRKVVPPTIQLPRRWRRAGFGTLLLAFLALLAIWDRATYRPAGGDDHSCYDGQSFRVVHVVDGDTFDIDAPDGDHDRTRIRLWGVDTPEVAHGGRPAMFHGDEASRFAKESLGGRNVVVALAPNRTRDRYGRLLAFVYLEPGGTMFNELLIEEGHAYADLRFRHPYDDRFEVLEKRARAAKRGLWAEVTPGQMPPWRQQMDGRRSGR; this comes from the coding sequence GTGGGCCGTCGAAGCCGGCGAAAGGTCGTTCCCCCGACGATTCAATTGCCACGCCGCTGGCGCCGGGCCGGTTTCGGGACACTGCTGCTCGCCTTCCTGGCGTTGCTCGCCATCTGGGATCGCGCTACTTACCGCCCCGCCGGTGGCGATGACCACTCCTGCTATGACGGCCAGTCGTTCCGCGTGGTTCATGTCGTTGACGGCGATACGTTCGACATTGATGCGCCGGACGGCGATCACGATCGGACCCGCATCCGGCTCTGGGGCGTCGATACGCCGGAGGTTGCCCATGGTGGCCGTCCGGCCATGTTCCACGGGGATGAGGCGTCTCGCTTCGCGAAAGAGTCGCTTGGGGGACGGAACGTCGTTGTCGCCCTGGCGCCGAATCGGACGCGGGACCGATACGGCCGGCTGCTGGCGTTTGTCTACCTGGAGCCGGGGGGGACGATGTTCAATGAGTTGCTCATTGAGGAGGGGCATGCCTACGCGGACCTCCGCTTTCGCCATCCCTACGACGACCGGTTTGAAGTGTTGGAGAAGCGTGCCCGCGCGGCGAAGCGTGGTCTCTGGGCCGAGGTCACGCCGGGGCAGATGCCACCGTGGCGGCAGCAGATGGATGGGCGCCGTTCGGGTCGGTGA
- a CDS encoding aspartate kinase, with amino-acid sequence MALIVQKFGGTSLATAERIHRAARRAIRAKLEGRRVVLVVSAMGDTTDRLIRLAQDVCSNPPKRELDMLMTTGEQVSIALVAMAIDAAGHEAISLTASQLGLVTDSVHTKARIQRISRDRIDRELDAGRIVIIAGFQGIDATGEITTLGRGASDTTAAALAAVLGADVCEIYTDVDGIYTADPRLVPRARKIEQIGYDSMLELAATGAQVMHSRSIEFAKKFNVPIHVRSSLTDAPGTMIMDSSKGMESIAVKGVSIKRDLAVISMQDVPNQAGVAARIFAEVARAHLLVDDIVQSISDGGKLANLSFSTNADDAFEAQAVCERLAAELGIGRVEVDRNACKISAVGVGVRSHAELAATMFETLSHEKVNIENISTSEIVLSCIVRSEDGPRALRALHDAFGLGEGGSA; translated from the coding sequence ATGGCGCTGATCGTGCAGAAATTCGGCGGGACGAGCCTGGCGACGGCGGAGCGCATTCACCGCGCCGCCCGGCGCGCGATCCGGGCGAAGCTGGAAGGTCGGCGCGTCGTGCTGGTGGTCTCGGCGATGGGGGATACGACGGATCGCCTGATCAGGCTTGCTCAGGATGTCTGCTCGAATCCGCCGAAGCGCGAGCTGGACATGCTCATGACCACCGGAGAGCAGGTATCCATCGCCCTGGTGGCGATGGCCATCGACGCGGCGGGTCATGAGGCCATCAGCCTCACCGCCAGCCAACTCGGGCTGGTGACGGATAGCGTGCACACCAAGGCGCGAATTCAGCGGATCAGCCGGGACCGGATCGATCGCGAACTGGACGCCGGACGTATCGTCATTATCGCCGGGTTTCAGGGCATTGATGCCACCGGGGAGATTACGACCCTGGGGCGCGGGGCTTCGGATACGACCGCCGCGGCGCTCGCGGCCGTGCTCGGCGCGGATGTGTGCGAGATCTACACCGACGTGGACGGTATCTACACGGCCGACCCGCGCCTGGTGCCGCGGGCGCGGAAGATCGAGCAAATCGGATATGACTCGATGCTGGAGCTGGCGGCGACGGGCGCGCAGGTGATGCACTCGCGGTCCATCGAGTTCGCGAAGAAGTTCAATGTGCCGATTCACGTGCGTAGTTCGCTGACCGACGCACCGGGGACCATGATCATGGATTCAAGCAAGGGCATGGAATCGATCGCGGTGAAGGGCGTGTCCATCAAGCGCGACCTGGCGGTGATCTCGATGCAGGACGTTCCGAACCAGGCGGGCGTGGCGGCGCGAATTTTCGCGGAGGTGGCCCGGGCCCATCTACTGGTGGATGACATCGTGCAGAGCATCTCCGATGGCGGGAAACTCGCGAACCTGAGTTTCTCGACCAACGCGGACGACGCCTTCGAGGCGCAGGCGGTGTGCGAGCGCCTGGCTGCGGAACTGGGCATCGGTCGCGTGGAAGTGGATCGAAACGCCTGCAAGATCTCGGCGGTGGGCGTGGGCGTGCGCTCGCATGCCGAGCTGGCCGCGACGATGTTCGAGACGCTCTCGCACGAGAAGGTCAACATCGAGAACATTTCCACAAGCGAGATCGTGCTGAGCTGCATCGTGCGTAGCGAGGATGGTCCGCGGGCGCTGCGGGCATTGCACGATGCGTTCGGACTGGGAGAGGGGGGCTCGGCGTAA
- a CDS encoding response regulator — MATPGNPTSRPSVLTVGHCAPDHAALAGVLARAGAKEIRAADTTEEAVSRYRELHPDLTLVNRIFDLDGASGLDLIARLTSAESESTPVMLVSNYADVQQQAVAAGALPGFGKNDLHSPELLERLMSFLSRSAPFPQPRHISHEQAP, encoded by the coding sequence ATGGCAACACCAGGTAACCCGACCAGCCGACCATCTGTTCTGACTGTGGGACACTGCGCTCCGGACCACGCCGCGCTCGCAGGCGTGCTCGCACGCGCCGGTGCGAAGGAAATTCGCGCAGCCGATACCACTGAAGAAGCAGTCAGCCGATACCGGGAGTTACACCCCGACCTCACCCTCGTCAACCGGATCTTCGATCTCGACGGCGCGTCAGGCCTCGACCTGATCGCGCGATTGACATCAGCAGAGTCCGAATCCACACCGGTCATGCTGGTGAGCAACTACGCCGACGTCCAGCAACAAGCCGTGGCCGCCGGAGCGCTTCCCGGATTCGGCAAGAATGACCTACACTCGCCGGAGCTTCTCGAGCGTCTCATGTCGTTCCTTTCCCGATCCGCTCCCTTTCCGCAGCCCCGCCACATTTCGCACGAACAAGCGCCGTAA